A region from the Flavobacteriales bacterium genome encodes:
- a CDS encoding PD40 domain-containing protein has translation MKRAAAFLLLFVMAFCAMAQGDAAQKAKAAALFDGGKYSEALPLYSQLVSLTPSDHDLNYRLGTCMVHGGGDKDKAVGFLRFAVQGAGITPRAHYEYGQALQVTYRFNDALAEYAKYKATADKRMLAERPTEAVEKQCRNGTQLLSNLKEIEVHNKVEVDRTQFDRFYDLTDMGGRIIAVPEELMSALDKKSGERSFLFKPDKGGTIYFSSYGKDGKTGRDIYSTELLPNGTFAVPRKLAGYINTDQDEDFPYLHPDGKSFYFCSKGHTSMGGYDVFRSTYDRGLDVFGSPENLDFAVNTPDDDMLYIVDPEGKEACFASSRESKQGQVHVYRVSTAQQPLALVILKGQYLSEIDAGDRKAHIVVEDAVTRQQVADVRTGLDGTYVLSLPRSGKYKFMVEAGPGGRTHVGMVEAPRVDGARAYRQELILQNPGGQEKLLIKNYFDEPLPDDLIALALDEIKRRAKLDMTATAPVAQAPVEDEPVGDVMTRAGFAGNITTTQAVQLAAEDARELTASAQDLKDQSEAAYTAALRSAAEAERANTAAAQHIRNADAATDDAVKNTEMTEAARERERARTAGLRAKAAMRAGEDLEAEALARQQQAVNAERLSTDLAAAVNAKNDATTVQHLTKLKERVDVKTGPNAEVAAHERTRRAMVEKEAEASRALQAAATKRDEETDVVASINRLERERDQTKSKGKKDEITQQITQLNDQLAAMRTETERAFAKAKGAQNETAVMRSQSALMKSLDDGAAPMTGTEMTAAQRGELGQRVATIEMSTAALPIDERFEAAIAEEVERQRAVANDWSTGGASVADNGSAAPTAVRNVDGIDRLATQRTEAQRADLDKQTTGDRAVGTVTQPAGSQENAGSATTTTADGANTANGEDDGSRTVDNAAIGSDVAQTGNTGSTNTASTNGSQVQTTGTAVTDLSTAAQAPVQVPPDSLMPSTPDPGAALVTSPDPAQQRFVVENEIAELEQLRASERNKDERAKLEARIAEAKERLATLSAEAERTEVAETITMQSDTPEVARAAVEFDRTMRDEDLIGKLFTSYTADRDRSLKLTDPVERANAANGLELMLVDSLQAETDRQTTLLELAPQRADELLPRIERLRLMRSAHNAEAERYAREAELAQRHAALAANPEEDYAIDNTATTATRATFSGTEHVDSYVDPTEDRQFMLESPVEFRSSKVKDAVAMREQDIERMVRLEEEIDSLENMLGTMPQGKDYDKLRKKTDKLIDDHMIERTEMGERSGFLSDEEYKHANDSLKSVRTDVAKLGLAPDEPLVQLAKQFEEDARTNFTQAQLLRKRADRTEDIVLRDSLFRTAFGKELEALRGLDQSITVNNYLLGGEHERGQTLTYAEVERRMFGPDEPVLADSATPASGTTRTADDATDSLNVPATGTVEPDVPTSNSITGSEQTQPGSYVVPPVSTTTGNTTASSGGATTTASREARPGNAPGTPQSGAQAERAGVFVEHKYDVLATEALRGCAIVREELTGRGRSCHGTARQCRNRKEAGP, from the coding sequence ATGAAACGTGCGGCGGCGTTCCTCCTTTTGTTCGTCATGGCTTTCTGCGCTATGGCACAGGGTGATGCCGCCCAGAAGGCCAAGGCTGCCGCGCTCTTCGATGGAGGCAAGTACAGTGAGGCACTGCCGCTCTACTCGCAGTTGGTGTCGCTCACACCCAGCGACCACGATCTCAACTACCGGCTTGGTACCTGCATGGTGCACGGCGGCGGCGACAAGGACAAGGCGGTAGGATTCCTGCGTTTCGCTGTCCAGGGTGCGGGCATTACCCCGCGCGCGCACTACGAATACGGTCAGGCCCTGCAGGTCACCTACCGCTTCAACGATGCGCTCGCAGAGTACGCCAAGTACAAGGCCACCGCCGATAAGCGCATGCTCGCCGAACGGCCGACGGAGGCGGTGGAGAAGCAATGCCGCAACGGCACCCAGCTGCTCAGCAATCTCAAGGAGATCGAAGTGCACAACAAGGTGGAAGTGGACCGCACCCAGTTCGATCGCTTCTACGACCTCACCGACATGGGCGGCCGCATCATCGCTGTACCGGAAGAACTGATGAGCGCGCTGGACAAGAAGAGCGGCGAACGTTCTTTCCTCTTCAAACCGGACAAAGGCGGCACCATCTACTTCAGCAGCTACGGCAAGGACGGCAAGACCGGTCGCGACATCTACAGTACCGAACTGCTGCCCAACGGAACGTTCGCCGTGCCGCGCAAGCTCGCGGGCTACATCAACACCGATCAGGACGAGGACTTCCCCTACCTGCACCCCGACGGCAAGTCGTTCTACTTCTGCAGCAAGGGCCACACGAGCATGGGCGGCTACGACGTGTTCCGCAGCACGTACGACCGGGGCCTTGATGTCTTCGGTTCACCGGAGAACCTCGACTTCGCGGTGAACACCCCCGATGATGACATGCTCTACATCGTCGATCCCGAAGGGAAGGAAGCGTGCTTCGCGAGCTCGCGCGAGAGCAAGCAGGGCCAGGTGCACGTGTACCGCGTGAGCACGGCCCAGCAACCGCTCGCGCTGGTGATCCTCAAGGGTCAATACTTGAGCGAGATCGATGCGGGCGATCGCAAGGCGCACATCGTCGTGGAGGATGCGGTGACACGGCAGCAAGTGGCCGATGTGCGCACCGGGCTCGATGGTACCTACGTCCTGTCGTTGCCCCGCAGCGGCAAGTACAAGTTCATGGTGGAAGCGGGCCCGGGCGGACGCACGCATGTGGGCATGGTGGAGGCACCGCGCGTGGACGGTGCGCGCGCCTATCGCCAAGAGCTGATCCTGCAGAACCCCGGAGGCCAGGAGAAACTGCTGATCAAGAACTACTTCGACGAACCGCTGCCCGATGACCTCATTGCACTGGCGCTCGATGAGATCAAGCGCAGGGCGAAGCTGGATATGACCGCCACGGCGCCAGTTGCGCAAGCGCCCGTCGAGGATGAGCCCGTTGGCGATGTGATGACACGGGCCGGCTTCGCGGGGAACATCACCACCACGCAAGCAGTGCAATTGGCAGCGGAGGATGCACGTGAACTCACCGCATCGGCACAAGACCTGAAGGACCAGAGCGAGGCGGCATACACCGCTGCGTTGCGATCCGCCGCCGAAGCCGAGCGGGCCAACACCGCTGCCGCGCAGCACATCCGCAACGCCGATGCTGCCACGGACGACGCGGTGAAGAACACCGAGATGACCGAGGCCGCGCGCGAACGTGAACGTGCACGCACGGCAGGTCTGCGTGCAAAGGCCGCCATGCGCGCCGGTGAGGACCTGGAAGCCGAAGCACTCGCACGCCAGCAACAAGCCGTGAACGCCGAACGCCTCAGCACCGACTTGGCGGCCGCCGTGAACGCCAAGAACGATGCGACCACCGTGCAGCACCTCACCAAGTTGAAGGAACGCGTGGACGTGAAGACCGGGCCCAACGCCGAGGTGGCCGCGCACGAGCGCACCCGCCGCGCCATGGTGGAGAAGGAAGCAGAGGCCAGCCGGGCATTGCAGGCCGCCGCAACCAAGCGCGATGAGGAGACGGATGTCGTGGCGAGCATCAACCGCTTGGAACGCGAGCGCGACCAGACCAAGAGCAAGGGAAAGAAAGACGAGATCACCCAGCAGATCACGCAGTTGAACGACCAGCTCGCCGCCATGCGGACCGAAACCGAACGCGCGTTCGCCAAAGCCAAGGGCGCGCAGAACGAAACGGCGGTGATGCGCAGCCAGTCCGCGCTGATGAAGTCCTTGGACGATGGTGCCGCTCCGATGACCGGCACTGAAATGACCGCAGCGCAACGCGGTGAACTGGGACAGCGCGTGGCCACCATTGAGATGAGCACGGCCGCGTTGCCCATCGACGAACGGTTCGAAGCGGCCATCGCCGAAGAAGTGGAACGCCAGCGCGCAGTGGCCAACGACTGGTCGACCGGTGGGGCCAGTGTTGCTGACAACGGAAGTGCCGCACCCACCGCGGTGCGCAACGTGGACGGCATCGATCGGTTGGCCACCCAGCGCACGGAAGCACAACGCGCGGACCTTGACAAACAGACCACCGGCGATCGCGCGGTGGGCACAGTGACGCAACCGGCCGGGTCGCAGGAGAACGCAGGCTCCGCGACCACGACCACCGCCGACGGCGCGAATACGGCCAACGGAGAGGACGATGGTTCACGCACAGTGGACAACGCAGCGATAGGAAGTGACGTTGCGCAAACGGGCAACACGGGAAGTACCAACACTGCGAGCACGAACGGAAGCCAGGTGCAGACAACGGGCACAGCGGTCACGGACCTTTCCACTGCGGCCCAAGCCCCGGTCCAAGTTCCACCTGACAGCTTGATGCCTTCAACGCCTGATCCCGGGGCAGCGCTCGTGACTTCCCCCGATCCTGCGCAGCAGCGGTTCGTGGTGGAGAACGAGATCGCGGAACTGGAGCAACTGCGGGCCAGCGAACGCAACAAGGACGAACGCGCAAAGCTGGAGGCCCGCATAGCCGAAGCGAAGGAACGTCTGGCCACGCTGAGCGCCGAAGCTGAACGCACCGAGGTGGCGGAGACCATCACCATGCAAAGCGACACCCCGGAAGTGGCGCGCGCCGCCGTTGAGTTCGATCGCACCATGCGCGATGAGGATCTCATCGGCAAGCTCTTCACCAGCTACACCGCTGACCGCGACCGCTCGCTGAAGCTGACAGATCCGGTGGAACGCGCCAACGCCGCCAACGGCTTGGAACTGATGCTGGTGGACAGCCTGCAGGCCGAGACCGATCGCCAGACCACCCTGCTAGAACTGGCGCCGCAACGCGCCGATGAGCTACTTCCACGCATAGAACGGTTGCGCCTCATGCGCAGCGCACACAATGCTGAAGCCGAGCGCTATGCCCGCGAGGCGGAACTTGCCCAGCGCCACGCGGCACTGGCCGCCAACCCGGAGGAAGACTACGCCATCGACAACACAGCGACGACCGCCACGCGTGCCACCTTCAGCGGAACGGAGCACGTGGACAGCTACGTGGATCCCACCGAGGACAGGCAGTTCATGCTCGAGAGCCCTGTAGAGTTCCGTAGCAGCAAGGTGAAGGATGCCGTAGCCATGCGCGAACAGGATATTGAGCGCATGGTGCGGTTGGAGGAAGAGATCGATTCGCTGGAGAACATGTTGGGTACCATGCCGCAGGGCAAGGACTATGACAAGCTGCGCAAGAAGACGGACAAGCTCATCGACGACCACATGATCGAGCGCACCGAGATGGGAGAGCGGTCGGGCTTCCTTAGCGACGAGGAGTACAAACATGCGAACGACAGCTTGAAGAGCGTGCGCACTGACGTGGCCAAGCTCGGCCTGGCGCCGGATGAGCCGTTGGTGCAGTTGGCGAAGCAGTTCGAGGAGGATGCGCGCACCAACTTCACGCAGGCCCAATTGCTGCGCAAGAGAGCCGATCGCACCGAGGACATTGTGCTCCGCGACAGTTTGTTCCGCACGGCCTTCGGAAAGGAGCTCGAAGCGTTGCGCGGCCTCGATCAGAGCATCACCGTCAACAACTACCTCCTTGGTGGTGAGCACGAACGCGGCCAGACGCTCACGTACGCAGAAGTGGAGCGCCGCATGTTCGGTCCGGATGAGCCTGTGCTGGCCGATAGCGCAACACCTGCAAGCGGGACAACCCGAACTGCTGACGACGCGACCGACAGCCTTAACGTCCCGGCCACCGGTACGGTGGAGCCCGACGTCCCGACCAGCAACTCAATCACGGGATCGGAACAGACGCAACCTGGATCCTATGTAGTTCCTCCTGTATCCACTACGACCGGCAACACGACCGCATCAAGCGGCGGCGCCACGACCACGGCCAGCAGGGAAGCTCGACCGGGGAATGCCCCGGGCACGCCACAGAGCGGAGCACAAGCGGAGCGCGCGGGCGTTTTCGTGGAACACAAATACGACGTGCTCGCAACGGAAGCACTGCGAGGATGCGCAATTGTTCGAGAAGAGCTCACTGGCCGAGGCCGATCGTGCCATGGCACTGCGCGACAGTGCCGCAACCGCAAAGAAGCGGGACCGTGA
- the plsY gene encoding glycerol-3-phosphate 1-O-acyltransferase PlsY: MDSHWLYSAASIILAYIVGSIPTSVWWGKRFHGVDVREHGSRNAGATNTFRVLGWKAGLPVLLIDVLKGFLPVRILPNFTSYEVDSDAWMWFRVALVLATVIGHLYPVFANFKGGKGVATSLGGVLAVHPGAALVCIGVFAIVFMATKYVSLGSLLAALSYPISVAFGWHETSDVKVGFSIVLCALVFWTHRQNIGRLLKGEENRMQLSSKTGNA; the protein is encoded by the coding sequence TGGACAGCCACTGGTTGTACAGCGCCGCATCGATCATCCTCGCTTACATCGTGGGCAGCATACCCACGTCGGTGTGGTGGGGCAAACGCTTCCATGGCGTGGACGTGCGCGAACACGGCAGCCGCAATGCGGGCGCCACCAACACGTTCCGTGTGCTCGGCTGGAAGGCCGGGCTTCCCGTGCTGCTCATCGACGTGCTGAAGGGCTTCCTGCCCGTACGCATCCTGCCCAATTTCACCAGCTACGAAGTGGACAGCGATGCGTGGATGTGGTTCCGCGTAGCACTGGTGCTGGCCACGGTCATCGGCCACCTCTACCCGGTCTTTGCCAACTTCAAGGGTGGAAAAGGCGTCGCGACTTCCCTCGGTGGTGTGCTGGCGGTGCACCCGGGCGCAGCGCTCGTGTGCATCGGCGTTTTCGCCATCGTGTTCATGGCCACCAAGTACGTGTCGCTCGGCTCCTTGCTCGCAGCGCTCAGCTATCCGATCAGCGTGGCCTTCGGCTGGCACGAGACCAGCGACGTGAAGGTGGGTTTCTCCATCGTGTTGTGCGCGCTCGTGTTCTGGACGCACCGGCAGAACATAGGCCGCTTGTTGAAGGGAGAGGAGAACCGTATGCAGCTCAGCTCCAAAACCGGCAACGCATGA